The Candidatus Woesearchaeota archaeon region ACGGCAATGGCAATAGGCTACTACATCATCGGACACATACAAAAAAGCCATCCCCCCTACTTCAAAGACAACATCGAAGCATACACCCAAAAAATCTCACGCGTCTTCGGCGAAACCATAACCCCCATCGTAGACTAGCAAAAAAAAACGAAGCCGCCAACGTTTCACGATGCGTACAAAAAAATCTCTGAAACAAAACAACACGAAAAACAAAATAACACACAACAAAAAAACAAGCAAAAAAGAAAAACCACTCATCTTCATCGGCGCAGACCACGCAGGCGTCAACGCTAAGAACTGGCTTGTTAAGGAACTCAAAGAAAAAGGCTACCGTATCAGAGACCTGGGAAGCCACAGTAGCACTGCACACGACCACTACCCCCTCTTCGCAAAGAAAGTCGGCACTAGCGTCCTCCAAGCAGAAACGAACACGACCCGGCCTCTCGGCATCCTCATCTGCGGCACGGGAACAGGCATGCAAATTGCTGCGAACAAACTCCCCGGTATCAGAGCCGCGTTCTGCTTTGACCGCTACAGTGCAAGGAAGGCACGAGAAGACAACGACGCCAACATCCTCACCCTGCGGGCCAGGAGATTCCCCCGCAAAGAACTGCTCTCCATCACCCTGACCTTCCTCACCACGAAATTCAGCAACAAACCAAGACATAAGAAGCGTATCGAACTCATCAACAACCTTGAACGAAGCATGGCAAGAAAAAAAACGATAAAAAAGCAATAAAGAACGATGAAAAAACACGCTGCTCCTTCCCCACCACCCTCATCCGCCATCATCCCGACAGTGTTCTCCCACTCAAAACAAGAATTCACCGCTCGCCTCAACAAAATCCAAGGCCTCACCCGCAACATCCAAATCGACTTTATGGACGGCACATTCGTTAAAGACAAAAGCATCGCCCTTCGAGACGTTCCCAACCTTGAAGCAAACCCTGCAACCTTCGAAGCACACCTCATGACCTCCTCGCCCAGGCGATGGCTCGCCCCCCTCCGAAAAAAAGGATTTTCCAAGGTTATTTTCCACATCGAAGCAACGCGCAACGCTGAAGAAACACTCGCCATCATACATGAGGCATGCAGCCTCAACCTCCACCCCTTCATCGCCATCAATCCGTCAACACCTATTGAGCGCGTATTTCCCTTCATCAACCACGCAGCAGGAATCCTCATCATGGGCATTCCTCCCGGAAAAGAACACCAGCGCTTCCTCACAAAGAACTACCAGCGCATACGACGACTCCGAGAGAAAAGTGCACGAACACCCATCCAAGTCGACGGCGGCGTTCTTCCATCCGTCGCCGAAAAACTCGCTCGAGTCGGGACCGACCTCATTAACAGCGGAAGCTACATCGCCACAGCAAAACAACCAGCCAAGGCGTTAGAGAAGCTCCAAGACGCCTTCACAAAAGGCGCGGCTTCCCGCACCAAAGCCAAAGAACAAAGCCAAACTTACGACCGCATCACGAAACACATCTACCTCGGGCCGAACCGGTGCTGCCTCGTCCCCGGATTTGACAAGGAACTCGTCGCCCAAGGCATCAGCGCAGATGTCAGCCTCGAAGAATTTCGCATCGACGCGCCGCACGGCATCAAGCACTTCCTCTGGCTCCCAACACCAGACCACAAACCCCCAACACTAGACCAACTCTTCACCGGGACGGCATTCCTTCACGCCATCGAAAAAAGAAACGCAAAAGCCTACGTTCACTGCGAACTCGGAAGAACACGATCCCCAACACTCGTAGCAGCATATCTCATCAGCAAAGGCAAAACCATAGCGCAAGCAATTGACTTCATAAAGAAAAAAAGACCCTACATCCACATAACAAAGGCGCAACGAGCCGGACTGGCACGATTCGCATCGACGTGGAGGAACCATGCCCGCCGCTAAAAACATCAAAGAACTCTACCTCATGGCAAACACGCTCAGGCAAGACGTCATCACCCTCCTGGCCGCAGCACAATCAGGCCACACTGCAGGAGCCCTCGGCATGGCAGACATCTACGCAGCACTCTTCTTTAGCGCTATGCGCTACAACCCACAACGCCCAGAAAGCGAAGACCGAGACTACCTCTACCTGAGCAACGGGCACATCTGCCCCATCCACTACGCAGCCATGGCCGAAGCGGGCTTCTTCCCCCGCCAAGAACTCCTCACCTTCAGAAAACTCGGCTCGCGCCTCCAAGGCCACCCCCACAACCTTTCCCTGCCGGGCATCGAAAACAGCGGCGGCCCCCTCGCACAAGGACTGTCCCAGGCCGCAGGATGCGCCAAAGCACTCAAGATAGACAAGAAGAAAAACCGCGTCTACTGCATCTGCTCTGACGGAGAACACGACGAAGGACAAGCCTGGGAGGCGGCAATGTTTGCCGGAAACAACAAACTCGACAACCTCACCCTCATCATGGACCGCAACAACATCCAAATCGACGGCTTCACGAACGACGTCATGGACCTTGAACCGCTCAACGAAAAATACATCGCCTTCAACTGGCACGTTATCGAAATTGACGGCCATGACATGCACGCCATCCTCGCCGCTCTCCAAGAGGCCAAGAGAACGGCCAACAAGCCAACCATTATTATAGCAAAAACCATTCCTGGTAAAGGAGTCACCTTCATGCAAAACAAGCCAGAGTGGCATGGAAAACCCCCCACTCAAGACGAAGCAGCAGCGGCACTCCAAGAGCTCGAAGA contains the following coding sequences:
- a CDS encoding RpiB/LacA/LacB family sugar-phosphate isomerase produces the protein MRTKKSLKQNNTKNKITHNKKTSKKEKPLIFIGADHAGVNAKNWLVKELKEKGYRIRDLGSHSSTAHDHYPLFAKKVGTSVLQAETNTTRPLGILICGTGTGMQIAANKLPGIRAAFCFDRYSARKAREDNDANILTLRARRFPRKELLSITLTFLTTKFSNKPRHKKRIELINNLERSMARKKTIKKQ
- a CDS encoding transketolase; translation: MPAAKNIKELYLMANTLRQDVITLLAAAQSGHTAGALGMADIYAALFFSAMRYNPQRPESEDRDYLYLSNGHICPIHYAAMAEAGFFPRQELLTFRKLGSRLQGHPHNLSLPGIENSGGPLAQGLSQAAGCAKALKIDKKKNRVYCICSDGEHDEGQAWEAAMFAGNNKLDNLTLIMDRNNIQIDGFTNDVMDLEPLNEKYIAFNWHVIEIDGHDMHAILAALQEAKRTANKPTIIIAKTIPGKGVTFMQNKPEWHGKPPTQDEAAAALQELEEERASIERAT